In the genome of Desulfobulbaceae bacterium DB1, one region contains:
- a CDS encoding RloA protein has protein sequence MLIEFSVANFRSFWEPRKLSLAATPQKDLLENNTFESPVAGLPRLLRSAVVYGPNAGGKSNFIRAIAFVKKFVVSSAKELQEGEGIAVFPFLFNQLGPTQPSEFEVQFIQEGVRYQYGFAVTKERVTNEWLIAYPEGRAQRWFERTFQSESNDYQWYFGSRFIGRKKQWQEMTRSNALFLSTAIQWNSEQLKPVFIWFQRLFVIGHGTLLAPSYSINACQDEEKKKHILAFMNEADLSISDIQMETKDFSTEDLPSDMPEVMKEDIRRSMDGKKMTRVGFLHPVDGGDSTVTLSLEEESDGTRKLFAYAGPWLNMLSQGRIIIADELDTSLHPKIMRYLLSMFHNGKTNPANGQLIFTTHDTSLLDQDLVRRDQVWFIEKDKSNASQIYPLTDFKPRAGEALQKGYLSGRYGALPYTSEANL, from the coding sequence ATGCTTATCGAGTTCAGTGTCGCTAATTTCCGTTCCTTTTGGGAGCCTCGGAAACTATCCTTGGCCGCGACTCCTCAGAAAGACCTGCTGGAGAACAATACCTTTGAAAGTCCGGTTGCCGGTCTACCCCGACTCCTCCGTTCGGCAGTTGTTTACGGCCCCAACGCTGGAGGTAAAAGCAACTTTATCCGCGCTATTGCGTTTGTGAAGAAGTTTGTCGTCTCCTCGGCCAAGGAACTTCAGGAAGGTGAAGGGATCGCGGTTTTTCCCTTCCTGTTCAATCAACTTGGGCCAACCCAGCCCAGTGAGTTCGAGGTGCAGTTCATCCAGGAAGGCGTCCGCTATCAGTACGGCTTTGCGGTCACCAAAGAAAGGGTAACCAACGAATGGCTGATCGCCTATCCGGAAGGTCGAGCCCAGCGCTGGTTTGAAAGGACTTTCCAGTCGGAGAGCAACGACTACCAATGGTATTTCGGCAGCCGTTTCATCGGCCGTAAAAAGCAGTGGCAGGAGATGACCAGAAGCAACGCTCTGTTTCTTTCCACCGCAATTCAGTGGAACAGTGAGCAGCTTAAACCGGTCTTTATCTGGTTTCAGAGGCTTTTCGTCATCGGTCACGGCACGTTACTCGCTCCTTCATACAGCATTAATGCCTGCCAGGATGAAGAAAAGAAAAAGCACATCCTTGCTTTCATGAATGAAGCGGATCTCAGCATCTCCGATATCCAGATGGAAACCAAAGATTTCTCTACCGAAGATCTGCCATCAGATATGCCCGAAGTGATGAAGGAGGATATCCGTCGCAGTATGGATGGCAAAAAGATGACGCGGGTGGGCTTTCTTCATCCAGTCGATGGCGGAGATTCCACAGTAACCCTTTCGCTCGAAGAAGAGTCGGACGGTACCCGCAAACTCTTCGCCTATGCCGGCCCCTGGCTCAACATGCTCTCCCAGGGCCGAATCATCATCGCCGATGAGCTGGACACCAGCCTCCATCCAAAGATCATGCGATATCTGCTTTCCATGTTTCATAACGGTAAAACCAATCCGGCAAACGGGCAGCTGATTTTCACTACCCACGACACCTCTCTTCTGGATCAGGATTTAGTACGTCGCGATCAGGTCTGGTTTATCGAAAAAGATAAGTCCAACGCCAGCCAGATCTATCCGCTCACCGACTTCAAGCCCAGGGCGGGTGAAGCCCTGCAGAAGGGATATTTGAGCGGCAGGTACGGAGCCTTGCCTTATACCAGCGAGGCAAACCTCTGA
- a CDS encoding radical SAM protein, with translation MNAQHPTRLPSLVFANANGEIQDFPELEMAGRSGSWFFRPELEDIIPLPEGSELFVLPNRLPIGIEKESGDPVLLDVDPYDSSSPIQAVAAFMAPAHTAIYSAAFEKATPDVDHLPLFAYTAVGWLDDRFWVCGFRSDDDIRQESAGFNPSQIKKKTTGKMKAFPANRLIQHLGKCSLTYSCPAAKNYFLGRYEAPLPTSPACNANCVGCISLQPSGCCPSTQERIRFVPKPAEIAEVAVAHLNTAPRPVVSFGQGCEGEPLLQHATIEKAIQLIRKQTDKGTINLNSNASLPEAVERLAAAGLDSIRVSMNSARKGCHTLYYRPQGFSFKNVLESILVMKKAGRFVSLNYFILPGFTDDPDEYAALCDIVDLYRPDLIQLRNLNMDPDWYFDTVQHPARGKPMGMRAWLQQLKTRFPELRFGYFNPPLR, from the coding sequence ATGAATGCGCAGCATCCCACCCGTTTGCCTTCGCTGGTTTTTGCCAATGCAAACGGTGAAATACAGGATTTTCCGGAACTGGAAATGGCGGGGCGAAGCGGCTCCTGGTTTTTCAGACCGGAACTGGAAGACATCATTCCCCTGCCCGAAGGCAGTGAGCTGTTTGTCCTGCCGAACCGCTTGCCCATCGGTATTGAAAAAGAAAGCGGCGACCCGGTTCTGCTTGATGTCGACCCCTATGATTCCAGCAGCCCCATCCAGGCAGTGGCTGCCTTCATGGCCCCGGCCCATACCGCCATTTATTCCGCCGCCTTTGAAAAAGCAACCCCGGACGTCGATCACCTTCCCCTTTTCGCCTATACCGCCGTCGGCTGGCTTGACGACCGCTTCTGGGTCTGCGGTTTCCGCAGCGACGACGACATCCGCCAGGAAAGCGCCGGTTTCAACCCCTCTCAGATCAAGAAAAAAACAACCGGCAAGATGAAGGCCTTCCCGGCCAACCGCCTTATCCAACACCTGGGAAAATGCAGCCTTACCTACAGCTGTCCGGCGGCAAAAAATTATTTCCTCGGCCGCTATGAGGCGCCGCTGCCCACCTCGCCCGCCTGCAACGCCAACTGTGTCGGCTGCATCTCCCTGCAGCCCTCGGGATGTTGCCCGTCCACCCAGGAACGTATCCGCTTTGTGCCGAAACCGGCGGAAATCGCCGAGGTGGCGGTGGCGCATCTCAACACCGCGCCCAGGCCGGTGGTCAGCTTCGGCCAGGGTTGCGAAGGGGAACCACTGCTGCAGCACGCGACCATTGAAAAGGCCATCCAGCTGATCCGCAAACAAACGGACAAGGGAACAATCAATTTAAACAGCAACGCCAGCCTGCCGGAGGCGGTGGAACGCCTGGCGGCGGCGGGGCTTGATTCCATCCGGGTCAGCATGAACAGCGCCCGCAAGGGATGCCACACCCTTTATTACCGGCCCCAGGGCTTTTCCTTTAAAAACGTGCTCGAATCGATCCTGGTGATGAAAAAAGCGGGGCGCTTCGTGTCCCTCAACTATTTCATCCTGCCGGGATTTACCGATGATCCGGATGAATACGCCGCCCTGTGCGACATCGTTGACCTCTACCGACCCGACCTCATCCAATTGCGCAACCTCAACATGGACCCGGACTGGTACTTTGACACCGTGCAGCATCCGGCCAGGGGAAAGCCGATGGGCATGCGGGCCTGGCTGCAGCAGCTGAAAACCCGTTTCCCCGAACTGCGCTTCGGCTATTTCAATCCGCCGCTGCGATAA
- a CDS encoding nitrite reductase, producing MNITVLLPAGRLPLAVMGKAHELAERYGLGVYLSLTQNLRLINVPEDVADTVKAELAALGAQFKGPGKFPLPRVCVGETHCNLGIIDTELLSSKILARFADKAQTKPKFKIAVAACPLCCSAPKTTDIGIVASRAGFELYAGGKGGPYPREGRRILARATEEQVLEFVEKLVNFHDAHTKKKQRMRKLLDHPEFPYPDAV from the coding sequence ATGAATATTACCGTCTTGCTGCCCGCCGGCCGTTTGCCGCTCGCCGTCATGGGCAAGGCCCATGAGCTTGCCGAGCGATACGGGCTTGGCGTTTATCTTTCGCTTACCCAGAATCTGCGATTGATCAATGTGCCGGAGGATGTGGCGGATACCGTGAAGGCCGAGCTGGCGGCGCTGGGCGCCCAGTTCAAGGGGCCGGGGAAATTCCCGCTGCCCAGGGTGTGCGTCGGTGAAACCCACTGCAACCTGGGCATTATTGATACGGAACTGCTTTCCTCGAAAATTCTCGCCCGCTTTGCGGACAAGGCGCAGACCAAGCCGAAATTCAAGATTGCCGTAGCCGCCTGCCCGCTTTGCTGTTCCGCGCCGAAAACAACCGATATCGGTATTGTCGCCAGCAGGGCCGGATTTGAACTGTATGCCGGCGGCAAAGGCGGACCGTACCCCAGGGAAGGGCGGCGCATTCTGGCCAGGGCCACGGAAGAGCAGGTGTTGGAGTTTGTGGAAAAGCTGGTCAATTTCCATGACGCCCACACCAAGAAAAAACAGCGCATGCGCAAACTGCTCGATCATCCCGAGTTTCCGTATCCGGATGCGGTGTGA
- a CDS encoding epimerase produces MKILITGATGYIGRRLKARLLATTDYRLRLLVRNKNKVSAAVRDQVEIIEGDTFHEAALDEALRGIDVAYYLIHSMGSGSDYQSLDRTSAENFRDAAIRAGVRRIIYLGGLGVKETASSHLLSRIETGEILGAGPEKIQTIWFRAGVIIGSGSASFEIIRNLVQKLPLMITPQWVTTMTQPIAVDDVLSYLAAAAEREVSGNITVDIGANPMSFREMMLTAAKVMGLSRGMIPVPVLSPRLSSYWLILFTPVPYKLAAALVEGLKSETVVLNDHAARFFPEIRPMPYNEAVRTALREMEENQVISRWCDSSAGAACDIKNQDDISSAILRDCREYPLKGASPEKVFAAACSLGGEHGWFRYHFLWQLRGLIDKLMGGYGLNRGRRERGRLRVGDSLDFWKVADIKENKRLLLLAQMKVPGKAWLEFDIQPDKIVQTAHFLPKGLWGRLYWYSVLPLHSLVFPNLAKQIVLQAGKER; encoded by the coding sequence ATGAAAATTCTGATCACCGGGGCCACCGGATATATCGGCAGACGACTGAAAGCGCGGCTGCTGGCCACAACGGATTACCGGCTCCGCCTGCTGGTACGCAACAAAAACAAGGTCAGCGCCGCGGTCCGCGACCAGGTCGAGATCATTGAGGGAGACACCTTTCATGAAGCGGCCCTGGACGAGGCCCTGCGCGGCATCGATGTCGCCTACTACCTCATCCACTCCATGGGTTCGGGCAGTGATTACCAATCCCTTGACCGCACCAGCGCGGAAAACTTCCGCGATGCGGCCATCCGGGCAGGAGTCCGGCGCATCATTTATCTTGGCGGCCTGGGCGTGAAAGAGACGGCAAGCTCCCATCTGTTGAGCCGCATTGAAACCGGAGAAATTCTCGGCGCCGGACCTGAAAAAATCCAGACCATCTGGTTCCGGGCCGGGGTGATTATCGGTTCCGGCAGCGCCAGTTTTGAAATCATCCGCAATCTGGTGCAGAAGCTGCCCCTCATGATCACCCCCCAATGGGTCACCACCATGACCCAGCCCATTGCGGTGGACGATGTTCTTTCCTACCTGGCCGCGGCGGCGGAAAGGGAGGTCAGCGGCAACATCACGGTCGACATCGGCGCAAACCCCATGAGCTTCCGGGAGATGATGCTGACCGCGGCAAAGGTCATGGGGCTTTCCCGCGGCATGATCCCGGTGCCGGTTTTAAGCCCCAGGCTCTCCTCCTACTGGCTCATCCTCTTCACCCCCGTCCCCTACAAACTTGCCGCCGCCCTGGTGGAAGGGCTGAAATCGGAAACCGTGGTGTTAAACGACCATGCCGCCCGTTTTTTCCCGGAAATCCGGCCCATGCCTTACAATGAAGCGGTTCGCACGGCCCTGCGCGAGATGGAGGAAAACCAGGTCATCAGCCGCTGGTGCGACAGCAGTGCAGGCGCGGCCTGCGATATCAAGAATCAGGACGACATATCTTCCGCCATCCTGCGCGACTGCAGGGAATACCCCCTGAAAGGCGCGTCCCCGGAAAAGGTGTTTGCCGCCGCCTGTTCCCTTGGCGGCGAACACGGCTGGTTCCGCTATCATTTTCTTTGGCAGTTGCGGGGGCTGATCGACAAACTGATGGGCGGCTATGGACTGAACCGGGGCAGGAGGGAACGCGGCCGGCTGCGGGTCGGCGATTCCCTGGATTTCTGGAAGGTGGCGGACATCAAGGAGAATAAACGCCTCCTGCTGCTGGCCCAGATGAAGGTGCCCGGCAAGGCCTGGCTTGAATTCGATATCCAGCCCGACAAAATAGTGCAGACCGCTCATTTCCTGCCCAAAGGGCTTTGGGGAAGACTTTACTGGTACAGTGTCCTTCCCCTGCACTCCCTGGTTTTTCCCAATCTCGCCAAACAGATTGTCCTTCAGGCCGGCAAAGAGCGATAA
- a CDS encoding pyridoxamine 5'-phosphate oxidase, whose amino-acid sequence MEHESRKIFFRKKGTGVMATSAANGMVDTAIYSRPHVQGNDRVAFIMRDHLTHKNLQENAHANYLFLEEGHGYSGVRLFLIKLEESTDHALIESMTRRSLTAEEDKARGEKFLVWFKVNKVLQLIGGTEIPLE is encoded by the coding sequence ATGGAACATGAATCTCGAAAAATATTTTTCAGAAAAAAAGGAACCGGCGTCATGGCCACCAGTGCGGCAAACGGCATGGTCGACACGGCCATTTACTCGCGCCCGCATGTCCAGGGGAATGACAGGGTCGCCTTTATCATGCGCGACCATCTGACTCACAAGAACCTGCAGGAAAATGCGCATGCAAACTATCTTTTCCTGGAAGAGGGACACGGTTACAGCGGCGTGCGTCTTTTCCTGATCAAACTTGAAGAGAGCACCGACCATGCCTTGATAGAATCCATGACAAGGCGCAGTTTGACCGCCGAGGAGGACAAGGCCCGGGGAGAAAAATTTCTGGTGTGGTTCAAGGTGAACAAGGTGCTTCAGCTGATCGGCGGCACGGAAATACCCCTTGAATGA
- a CDS encoding (4Fe-4S)-binding protein: protein MKEKQSRKTLQWIMAPLVPLVIIGGYFQPYLGYVPIAMLLVMFVLTLFRGRFYCGWICAMGAFHERILTLISLKKPILPVFKAGWFRWLLFTLMMGLLAFRLIAAEGDPEKIGAAFVMMWTLSTGLAVFIGLVWKPRSWCNICPMATFQGLIAPCNYLLQVESSCRECGICRKSCPIETNPGSFKSQGFVRSSECMRCGNCVVNCPKNALSFQKTPQEGCSVLVNLGIKPRQLVQKQG, encoded by the coding sequence ATGAAAGAAAAACAATCCCGCAAAACCCTGCAATGGATCATGGCTCCCCTGGTTCCCCTGGTTATCATTGGAGGATACTTCCAGCCCTATCTCGGCTACGTGCCGATCGCCATGCTGCTCGTTATGTTTGTCCTGACCCTCTTCCGAGGCAGGTTTTATTGCGGCTGGATCTGCGCCATGGGCGCTTTTCACGAAAGAATTCTGACCCTGATCAGCCTGAAAAAGCCCATTCTGCCGGTTTTCAAGGCCGGATGGTTCAGGTGGCTGCTTTTTACCCTGATGATGGGCCTCCTCGCCTTCCGGCTCATTGCCGCCGAGGGAGACCCGGAAAAAATCGGCGCCGCCTTTGTCATGATGTGGACCCTGTCCACCGGGCTTGCCGTCTTTATCGGGCTTGTCTGGAAACCACGATCATGGTGCAACATCTGTCCGATGGCAACGTTTCAGGGGCTCATCGCTCCGTGCAACTATCTTTTACAGGTGGAGTCATCCTGCCGGGAATGCGGCATCTGCCGCAAAAGCTGCCCGATTGAAACAAATCCGGGCTCCTTCAAATCCCAGGGATTCGTGCGGAGCAGCGAATGCATGCGCTGCGGCAACTGCGTGGTGAACTGCCCGAAAAACGCCCTGTCGTTTCAGAAAACCCCGCAGGAGGGGTGCTCGGTGCTGGTCAATCTCGGCATAAAACCACGACAGCTTGTGCAAAAACAAGGGTAA
- a CDS encoding peptide chain release factor 3, producing the protein MTKGYFVSSKLLKEIQRRRTFGIISHPDAGKTTLTEKLLLFGGAIQMAGAVKSRKTANHAVSDWMAIEQERGISVTSSVMKFNYRDYEINLLDTPGHQDFSEDTYRVLTAVDSALMVIDNAKGVEAQTKKLMEVCRMRNTPVITFINKLDREGLNPLDIMAEIEDKLQIECVPLSWPIGMGKSFKGVYNMYRDELQLFTPSQDTRPQDTVVVKDINDPKLDELLGRQADKLREDIELLMGAANPFELDEYLKASQTPVFFGSAINNFGVKELLDAFVELAPAPGPRETLTRTVFPEEETFSGFTFKIQANMNPAHRDRIAFFRICSGKFTRGMKVHHHRLGKDVSLANATIFMAQDRSNVEEAYPGDIIGIHNHGTIKIGDTFTDKEPLKYTGIPNFAPEHFRRVLLKNPLKMKQLNKGLVQLAEEGAVQLFRPLMGSDYILGAVGVLQFDVTMARLKAEYAVEAIYEGINYATARWVSCDNRKKLDEFRQKKQANLALDAEGHLAFLASSEWSLSRTMEQFPDITFHKTREHT; encoded by the coding sequence ATGACAAAAGGGTACTTTGTGAGCAGTAAACTGTTAAAAGAAATTCAACGGCGCCGCACCTTCGGCATCATCAGCCACCCGGATGCGGGCAAGACCACTCTCACCGAAAAGCTGCTGCTCTTCGGCGGCGCCATTCAGATGGCAGGGGCGGTTAAATCGCGGAAAACCGCCAACCACGCGGTCAGCGACTGGATGGCCATCGAGCAGGAACGCGGTATTTCCGTCACCTCCTCAGTGATGAAATTCAATTACCGCGATTATGAAATCAACCTGCTTGACACGCCGGGCCATCAGGATTTTTCCGAAGACACCTACCGGGTTTTGACCGCGGTGGACAGCGCGCTCATGGTGATCGACAACGCCAAGGGAGTTGAGGCCCAGACCAAAAAACTGATGGAGGTCTGCCGCATGCGCAACACGCCGGTCATCACCTTCATCAACAAGCTGGACCGCGAGGGGCTCAATCCGCTCGACATCATGGCGGAAATCGAAGACAAACTGCAGATCGAGTGCGTCCCCCTGTCCTGGCCCATCGGCATGGGCAAAAGTTTCAAGGGCGTCTACAACATGTACCGGGACGAACTGCAGCTTTTCACCCCCAGCCAGGACACGCGCCCCCAGGATACGGTGGTGGTCAAGGACATCAACGACCCGAAACTCGATGAACTGCTGGGTCGGCAGGCGGATAAGCTGCGTGAGGACATCGAACTGCTCATGGGGGCGGCCAACCCCTTTGAACTCGATGAATACCTGAAGGCAAGCCAGACCCCGGTCTTTTTCGGCAGCGCCATCAACAACTTCGGCGTCAAGGAATTGCTGGACGCCTTTGTCGAACTGGCCCCGGCCCCCGGACCCAGGGAAACCCTGACCCGCACGGTCTTTCCGGAAGAAGAGACCTTTTCCGGTTTCACCTTTAAAATCCAGGCCAACATGAATCCGGCCCATCGGGACCGCATCGCCTTTTTCCGCATCTGCTCCGGCAAATTCACCCGGGGCATGAAGGTGCACCATCATCGACTGGGCAAGGATGTGTCCCTGGCCAATGCCACCATTTTCATGGCCCAGGACCGTTCCAATGTCGAGGAAGCCTACCCGGGCGACATCATCGGCATCCATAATCACGGCACCATCAAGATCGGCGACACCTTCACCGACAAAGAGCCCCTCAAATACACCGGCATTCCCAATTTCGCCCCGGAACATTTCCGCCGGGTGCTGCTGAAAAACCCCCTCAAGATGAAACAGCTCAACAAGGGTCTGGTGCAGCTGGCCGAAGAAGGCGCGGTGCAGCTCTTCCGTCCCTTGATGGGAAGCGACTACATCCTCGGCGCGGTCGGAGTTCTGCAGTTTGATGTCACCATGGCCCGCCTGAAAGCGGAATACGCAGTCGAGGCGATCTACGAAGGCATTAATTACGCCACCGCCCGCTGGGTGAGCTGCGACAACCGCAAAAAACTTGACGAGTTCAGACAGAAAAAACAGGCGAACCTGGCACTTGACGCGGAAGGACATCTCGCCTTCCTCGCCTCCAGCGAATGGTCTCTTTCCCGCACCATGGAGCAGTTCCCCGATATCACCTTCCACAAAACCCGTGAACACACCTGA
- a CDS encoding cupin: MKTFALDQSRIFAEGGIQKFLVHDSPFFKIINFNIKAGQTFPVHSHHVEGQLSIQVIEGSGEFLGENNAALPAKAGDILICDISEPHGARAVTDMRLLVTIAPPI; this comes from the coding sequence ATGAAAACATTCGCCCTGGATCAGTCCCGAATCTTTGCCGAGGGAGGCATCCAAAAATTCCTGGTGCACGATTCCCCTTTTTTTAAAATCATCAACTTCAACATCAAGGCGGGCCAGACCTTTCCGGTCCATTCCCATCATGTCGAAGGACAGCTCTCCATTCAGGTCATCGAAGGAAGCGGAGAATTTCTGGGCGAAAACAATGCGGCCCTGCCCGCCAAAGCGGGCGACATCCTCATCTGCGACATCAGCGAGCCCCACGGCGCCCGGGCCGTCACCGACATGCGCCTCCTGGTGACCATCGCTCCGCCGATTTGA
- a CDS encoding ribonuclease HI, whose product MAAKKFYAVVAGYEPGIYDNWPAAQAQVKGFAGAIYKGFATRAEAEAWQGKPEYGDKKEKNSGKKESPIPTEAVDGEIVIYTDGGSINNPGPGGYGVVMIRDGMRREFSGGFRLTTNNRMELMGCIVALRQLKERHKKVTLYSDSSYVVNGIAKGWAKNWRKKGWIKSDGKPAVNPDLWAELLELIEGLDITFNWVRGHAGNPENERCDELAVASARQKGLPEDKGYRG is encoded by the coding sequence ATGGCGGCAAAGAAGTTTTATGCGGTGGTCGCGGGTTACGAACCGGGCATCTACGATAACTGGCCCGCGGCCCAGGCCCAGGTAAAAGGCTTTGCCGGGGCGATCTATAAGGGCTTTGCCACCAGGGCGGAAGCGGAAGCCTGGCAGGGAAAGCCTGAATATGGCGATAAAAAAGAAAAAAACAGCGGCAAAAAAGAAAGTCCCATACCGACAGAAGCAGTGGACGGTGAAATCGTCATTTATACCGACGGCGGCAGTATCAACAACCCGGGCCCCGGCGGCTACGGCGTCGTCATGATCCGGGACGGCATGCGTCGGGAGTTCAGCGGCGGTTTCCGGCTGACCACCAATAATCGCATGGAGCTGATGGGCTGCATTGTCGCCCTGCGGCAACTGAAAGAGCGGCACAAAAAGGTGACGCTTTATTCGGATTCAAGTTATGTGGTCAACGGCATCGCCAAGGGGTGGGCGAAAAACTGGCGGAAAAAAGGCTGGATCAAATCGGACGGCAAGCCGGCCGTCAACCCTGATCTGTGGGCGGAACTGCTTGAGTTGATTGAGGGGCTTGATATTACCTTCAACTGGGTGCGGGGACACGCCGGCAACCCGGAAAACGAGCGCTGCGACGAGCTGGCGGTGGCCTCGGCGCGGCAGAAAGGATTGCCCGAGGATAAGGGGTACCGGGGCTGA
- a CDS encoding ABC transporter, whose amino-acid sequence MPLVEARQLEKTYVAGDIEVKAVRGVDFSIEPASFVSFIGPSGSGKSTLLNMIGCLDPPTSGRLFVAGADMTRLDRKKAADFRGANIGFVFQDFNLIPVLTVYENVEYPLLMVRNRPVAERKKRVMAMLDAVGMADQAGKYPNQISGGQKQRVAVARALVTSAKLVLADEPTANLDRETAGKVISLMKNMRDEFGTTFIFSTHDQKLVSSVETIFTIEDGRLQQNATQGGADHV is encoded by the coding sequence ATGCCACTCGTCGAAGCGCGACAACTGGAAAAAACATACGTTGCCGGAGATATCGAGGTCAAGGCGGTGCGGGGGGTCGATTTCAGCATCGAACCGGCCTCCTTTGTTTCCTTTATCGGGCCGTCGGGCAGCGGCAAGTCCACCCTGCTCAATATGATCGGTTGCCTTGATCCGCCCACTTCGGGCAGGCTGTTCGTGGCGGGCGCGGATATGACCCGTCTTGACCGCAAAAAGGCCGCTGATTTTCGCGGCGCCAATATCGGGTTCGTGTTCCAGGATTTCAATCTGATCCCGGTGCTGACGGTCTATGAAAACGTCGAATATCCGCTCCTCATGGTGCGGAACCGGCCGGTTGCGGAGCGAAAAAAGCGGGTGATGGCCATGCTTGACGCGGTGGGCATGGCGGATCAGGCCGGCAAATACCCGAACCAGATTTCCGGCGGCCAGAAGCAGCGCGTCGCCGTGGCCCGGGCCCTTGTCACCAGCGCCAAACTGGTGCTGGCAGATGAGCCCACCGCCAATCTCGACCGGGAAACGGCGGGCAAGGTCATCAGCCTCATGAAAAATATGCGGGATGAGTTCGGCACAACCTTCATTTTTTCCACCCATGACCAAAAACTGGTGAGCAGCGTGGAAACGATTTTCACCATCGAGGACGGCAGGTTGCAGCAAAACGCCACACAGGGAGGTGCCGACCATGTTTAA
- a CDS encoding ABC transporter substrate-binding protein, producing MFNIFKLAARNLLRYKRRTFLTATLITLGVVSVLLFVSVSGSFKAMMVGQITDSMLGHLQIHRKGYLASIDNLPLNRNLNEKQTAKVEDVLGSDPAIDSFTVRLKLGAMFSNFNETTNIRLNAVIPEQESRAMPQLMGRILQGEKEGLVKPGEILIPDLIAKGMQVNVGDTIVLVATNRQGSVNGQPFVVRGVLEGISGPGGRDGIIHLDDAESLLRIEGVEISEIAARLHDMDDLPAVFNRLEKQLGELKNKEGNPVFEVHTWEKISPFYNIAKMIDLMTLFIKIMLVAIVLVSIMNVMIMAVYERINEIGTIAAIGTRPAKIMGLFVAEGFLLGVLGTAVGTAISLVAVTAMHAAKISFDFGRQAGLVLAPTLRPGDVVAVVVIVIGISVLASLQPAAKAARMEPIDALRHV from the coding sequence ATGTTTAATATTTTCAAGCTGGCGGCGCGCAACCTGCTCCGCTACAAACGGCGCACCTTCCTGACCGCCACGCTGATTACCCTGGGCGTGGTGTCCGTGCTGCTTTTTGTCTCGGTTTCCGGCTCGTTCAAGGCGATGATGGTCGGCCAGATCACCGATTCCATGCTGGGCCATCTGCAGATCCACCGCAAGGGCTATCTCGCCTCCATCGACAATCTGCCGCTCAATCGCAACCTCAATGAAAAACAGACGGCAAAGGTGGAGGATGTGCTGGGCAGCGACCCGGCCATTGACTCCTTTACCGTGCGACTGAAGCTGGGCGCCATGTTCAGCAACTTCAACGAAACCACCAATATCAGGCTTAATGCCGTTATCCCGGAGCAGGAAAGCCGGGCCATGCCGCAGCTCATGGGCCGCATTCTCCAGGGTGAAAAAGAGGGGCTGGTCAAGCCGGGCGAGATCCTCATTCCGGATCTGATCGCCAAGGGCATGCAGGTCAATGTCGGCGACACCATTGTCCTGGTCGCCACCAACAGGCAAGGATCGGTCAACGGCCAGCCCTTTGTCGTGCGCGGCGTGCTGGAGGGCATCAGCGGGCCGGGGGGCCGGGACGGCATCATTCATCTGGACGATGCCGAAAGCCTGCTGCGCATCGAGGGGGTGGAGATCAGCGAGATCGCCGCGCGGCTTCACGACATGGACGACCTGCCCGCGGTGTTCAATCGCCTGGAGAAGCAGTTGGGCGAGCTGAAAAACAAGGAGGGAAACCCTGTTTTCGAAGTCCATACCTGGGAAAAAATCTCCCCTTTTTACAACATCGCCAAAATGATCGATTTGATGACCCTGTTCATCAAAATCATGCTGGTGGCCATTGTGCTGGTCAGTATCATGAATGTCATGATCATGGCGGTGTATGAGCGGATCAACGAAATCGGCACCATTGCCGCCATCGGCACGCGACCGGCAAAAATCATGGGGCTCTTTGTCGCCGAAGGTTTCCTGCTCGGCGTGCTCGGCACCGCTGTCGGCACCGCGATCAGCCTGGTTGCCGTCACAGCCATGCATGCCGCCAAAATAAGTTTTGATTTCGGCCGGCAGGCGGGGCTGGTGCTTGCGCCGACCCTCCGGCCCGGCGATGTTGTCGCGGTGGTTGTCATTGTTATCGGCATCTCGGTGCTGGCCAGTCTCCAGCCGGCCGCCAAGGCGGCACGGATGGAGCCCATTGATGCCCTGCGTCATGTCTGA